The sequence gaggaggagcccctacatagtacagccaggggaggaggaggagggggcccctacatagtacaggagaggaggaggaggagggggccctacatagtacaggagagggaggaggaggagggggcccctacatagtacaggagagggaggagggggcccctacatagtacaggagagggaggaggaggggggcccctacatagtacaggagagggaggaggagggggcccctacatagtaaaggagagggaagaggaggaggaggggggcccctacatagtacaggagaaggaggaggagggggcccctacatagtacaggaggaggaggaggggggcccctacatagtacaggagagggaggaggaggagggggccccctacatagtacaggagagggaggaggaggagggggcccctacatagtacagccaggggaggaggaggagggggcccctacatagtacagccaggggaggaggaggagggggcccctacatagtacagccaggggaggaggaggagggggcccctacatagtacagccaggggaggaggaggaggggggcccctacatagtacagccaggggaggaggaggagggggcccctacatagtacagccaggggaggaggaggagggggcccctacatagtacagccaggggaggaggaggagggggcccctacatagtacaggaggaggagggggcccctacatagtacagccaggggaggagggggcccctacatagtacagccaggggaggaggaggagggggcccctacatagtacaggagagggaggaggaggagggggcccctacatagtacaggaggaggagggggcccctacatagtacaggaggaggagggggcccctacatagtacaggaggaggagggggcccctacatagtacagccaggggaggaggaggagggggcccctacatagtacagccaggggaggaggaggagggggcccctacatagtacagccaggggaggaggaggagggggcccctacatagtacagccaggggaggaggaggagggggccctacatagtacaggagagggaggaggaggagggggcccctacatagtacaggagagggaggaggagggggcccctacatagtacagccgggggaggaggaggagggggcccctacatagtacagccaggggaggaggaggaggagggggcccctacatagtacagccaggggaggaggaggagggggcccctacatagtacagccaggggaggaggaggagggggcccctacatagtacagccaggggaggaggaggagggggccctacatagtacaggagagggaggaggaggagggggcccctacatagtacaggagagggaggaggagggggcccctacatagtacagccgggggaggaggaggagggggcccctacatagtacagaagagggaggaggagggggcccctacatagtacagccaggggaggaggaggagggggcccctacatagtacagccgagggcggaggaggtgggggcccctacatagtacagccaggggaggaggaggagggggcccctacatagtacaggagagggaggaggaggagggggcccctacatagtacaggagagggaggaggcccctacatagtacaggagagggaggaggcccctacatagtacaggagagggaggaggaggagggggcccctacatagtacaggagagggagggaggaggaggagggggcccctacatagtacaggaggaggaggagggggcccctacatagtacaggaggagggggcccctacatagtacaggaggaggaggagggggcccctacatagtacaggaggaggaggagggggcccctacatagtacaggaggaggaggagggggcccctacatagtacaggaggaggaggagggggcccctacatagtacaggaggaggaggagggggcccctacatagtacaggaggaggaggagggggcccctacatagtacaggaggaggaggagggggcccctacatagtacaggaggaggaggagggggcccctacatagtacagccaggggaggaggaggagggggcccctacatagtacagccagaggaggaggagggggcccctacatagtacagccaggggaggaggaggagggggcccctacatagtacagccaggggaggaggaggagggggccctacatagtacagccaggggaggaggagggggccctacataatacagccaggggaggaggaggagggggccctacatagtacaggagagggaggaggagggggcccctacatagtacaggagagggaggagaaggaggaggagggggcccctacatagtacagccgggggaggaggagggggcccctacatagtacaggagagggaggaggagggggcccctacatagtacagccagaggaggaggagggggcccctacatagtacagccgggggaggaggagggggcccctacatagtacaggagagggaggaggagggggcccctacatagtacaggagagggaggaggagggggcccctacatagtacaggagagggaggaggagggggacccctacatagtacaggagagggaggagggggacccctacatagtacaggagagggaggagggggcccctacatagtacagccggggggaggaggagggggcccctacatagtacaggagagggaggaggagggggacccctacatagtacaggagagggaggaggagggggacccctacatagtacaggagagggaggaggagggggacccctacatagtacagaagagggaggaggagggggaccctACATAGtacagaagagggaggaggagggggcccctacatagtacaggagagggaggaggagggggcccctacatagtacaggagagggaggaggagggggcccctacatagtacaggagagggaggaggaggagggggcccctacatagtacagcctggggaggaggaggagggggcccctacatagtacagaagagggaggaggagggggcccctacatagtacaggagagggaggaggagggggcccctacatagtacagccaggggaggaggagggggccccccagatagtacaggagggggaggagcaggACCCCATGTATAATGGGGtgaatattgcccccccccccttctagtcCAGGATGAGGCGCCCTCACCCTCCTATTATATCCCTgcctctccagctggtgcagaactacgactcccatcatgtcaGGACAATCTCCAGTGTTTGTACCTCTGACTTTTGTTAGGCTATGATATGGGGTGTGGTGGTAAAGCCACGGAcctcagagcatgatgggagttgtagtttggatgGGATCGCCCAAGGCCCCGGTGTCTGTGCTCTGGATGATGGGAATCTAAATGCTGTATTGTATGTTATGGGGACTAGAGACAGTCCCCATGTCTGGTCTTAGACCCCTTCAACCTCATGAGCCAGGGTCTGTATGTGGGGGACAGCGCTCCGGGCAGGGTCTGGTGCTGGAGCCGCATCCTCCTGCAGATTAGATGTCATTATAATTTACCAGGATCTCTGGAGAAGGTAATGTGGCGCAggaatctcccagcattccctgcttgttcagtgtctgcgcACAGTCTCTTTCCTGAGGATGTCAAAGATCTTGGAAAATTCTTCAGAATAGAAGATTCTCAAAATGGATAAACCATGAATAtacaatgaccccaccagcagagtagtgagtgcagctctggggtataatacaggatgtaactcaggatcagtaatgtaacaaCATGCAGGGGTGTTGTATTAGTAGTAAGGCATGGATATAAGGAGCATGTTGGGAGGTTACAGATAAAGGGGTCTGGCTGTGGGCCACCTCAGATACTGGTGGTCCTTTTTATCTCATGATTTCCTCTGATCGGTGTCTTTCTCTCTTCCTCAGCTAAACAAGCTGCACCTAAAAGAAGATAAAACAGAGACCCCGAAACCTGAGAGTAACGGTGAGTTTTGGGGGGGGCCCTGGGGAAGAGGTGGTCTCTAGCAGCGCTGAGACCTGAGAGATGGTGATGCTATGCCCACTGAGAGGGATCTGCTGAGCTCTATGCAGTCAGTGGGTAGTCTaccatgtctctgctgtgttgtACCTGCAGATGACTTGTCCTTTATGGCCTATACCTGGTTATGTGCCGCAGTACATTCTCCATAGGATACACACGTCATCATAGCTGTCGTGTCGTCAGCCACATTCGGTTACGTTTTGAGTTAAAGGAAAAATTCTGAAACTACGGTATATAACTTGGTTGTTCTGTAATGAGGGGGGGATCTGAGGAGTGGGGGTATAGCTGGGTTGGGGTCTAGGGGTATCTCTTACCTCGCATCCATAGCATATCAGCATCTCTGGGTGTTATAGGACAAGCTGACACTGAGCTCTGAGAACCCGGCTGGTAAGGAGACTGAAACCCTGGAAGGTGACTGCACCTCCTCAGCTGGCCCAGGTCTGCACCTATAGGcagacatgatggggggggggggggggggggtctatcggGTGAAGCCCCCTGTGCTTACGGCTTCCCTCCTCTTATCCCAGGCACCAATTCTGCAGACAATGCGGCTGAGAAGGCAAACAACGGAGAAGAGAAGTCCGAGGATGATGATAAAGGTGAGCTGTGTGATGTCATTAGGACAAGCCGCTGCCGCACACTGCGGTGATGCCACGCTGACTAGAGGCAGAGACCTAGAGACCTGGAAAATATTCAAAACCATAGAGTGTTTGCCTCACCGAACAGGACCCCTCTGTCCAGATACAAATCCACAAAAAGTCAGCAGGAGACTCTCAATGAAAACGTGATTCCTTTATTCACACGTTACTTCCGCAATGTTTCGGCTGGTTCTCTTGAGAGAGGCTGAGAACCAGCCGACATGTTGCGCAAGTAACGTGTGAGTAAAAGAATCTTTGAGAGGTCCTGTCTCCCGCTgaatttttgtggattttttttaaatggaatgtgtcacctacattttctgattagagtcagatactaatgcttttattgcttttattttgtatagcgcacacagattcgcagcactttacatagttttgccaattattactCCCTGTCCCCCATAGGgctctaaatccacctatctgtatgtttttgggtgtgggaggaaaccggagtacccggaggaaacccacgcaaacacggagagtacatacactttgcagatgtttcccttggtgggatttgaacccaggaccccagcgctgcaaggctacagtgctaaccactgtgcTTATGGGGGGCTGTTCTTATAGGGGAACTTCAGATAAGGAAAActggttttctattaaaagtacattaaaggttctatagatttgtctgcataatgtattaccatatctgtacggttctgccacactggtagctgatagaaatccaggaagtgaaaaaaaaaaaatggcctctgtgccaatccacattgtctcctgctccttctgctttccctccttaggagacaaatattccatgcctctgtctcacatagtgtgtgtttgctgagatcaggctaatAATGCAGACGtcgcagggcgtgatgtcacaggaggcggggctggatcccacaatcccctgagtgattcaccatctctgaccggccagaagcagctgctgcaactttactgattgtgcaaaactctgcagtgaaattagggctgtgttcacacatactggagttgcctttaagagcgactttctTCACATcttgctcagctctgctacgtagtgcgggtgtcggctctgctagacagctggctcagctctgctactttactgactgaactctacttataatggtaaaggtcattgctcggttaccatgacaacgattttgtctcaatgacatgagtaagattaaGGACCtttcatcttctattggccaatagtggacatgtgactgtgtggatgttgtaaaGCATTGGCTGACTAGCTTAGAatctctattggctgctatatttcagctatttgcatatgtgctgtgattggctgttagcgtttagagtgtggccattatttccaatgggccattatctcctatgggaaattagcggtctttaaacataaatttcttaaaaacaacaaatccgatctGAACCAAAAATAGATATCACACCTGTCAATCCCGAGGGCTTCgcaacggagtctgtgcgcaaagcagtttgggctgtattaatcgcagaagaaacggaagaagaatacggattacaatatagggggtttttcaagcactataattaggctaaacagcagagaggatcagagccgccactgccaatcccacctggagaaaaaaacagacacaaacagtatatcccatgtaagataaaatgggataaagtccttattgtgggactcaaaagataaaagatgctccatcataatatgtgcatggagatgaggagaaaaaaaaattctttactttattccaatatctgcgttacaggcagagaatacagggtgctgtgtggtgttacaggtagagaatacagtgctgtgtggtgttacaggtagagaatacagcgtgctgtgtggtgttacaggtagagaatacagcgcgctgtgtggtgttacaggtagagaatacagtgctgtttggtgctacaggtagagaatacagcgtgctgtgtggtgttacaggtagagaatacagtgtgctgtgtggtgttacaggtagagaatacagtgtgctgtgtggtgttacaggtagagaatacagcgtgctgtgtggtgttacaggtagagaatacagtgtgctgtgtggtgttacaggtagagaatacagcgtgctgtgtgatgttacaggtagagaatacagtgtgctgtgtggtgttacaggtagagaatacagtgctgtgtggtacaggtagggaatacagcgtgctgtgtggtgttacaggtagagaatacagtgctgtgtggtgttacaggtagagaatacgttgtcctgtgtggtgttacaggtagagaatacagtgtggtgttacaggtagagaatacagcgcgctgtgtggtgttacaggtagagaatacagtgtgctgtgtggtgttacaggtagagaatacagtgtgctgtgtggtgttacaggtagagaatacagtgtgctgtgtggtgttacaggtagagaatacagcgtgctgtgtgctacaggtagagagtacagcgtgctgtgtggtgttacaggtagagaatacagcgtgctgtgtggtgttacaggtagtgaatacagcgtgctgtgtggtgttacaggtagagaatacagtgtgctgtgtggtgttacaggtagagaatacagcgtgctgtgtggtgttacaggtagagaatacagcgtgctgtgtggtgttaccaatagagaatacagcgtgctatgtggtgttacaggtagagaatacagcgtgctgtgtggtgttacaggtagagaatacagtgtgctgtgtggtgttacaggtagagaatacagcgtgctgtgtggtgttacaggtagagaatacagcgtgctgtgtggtgttaccaatagagaatacagcgtgctatgtggtgttacaggtagagaatacagtgtgctgtgtggtgttacaggtagagaatacagcgctgtgtggtgttacaggtagagaatacagcgtgctgtgtggtgttacaggtagagaatacagtgctgtgtggtgttacaggtagagaatacagcgtgctgtgtggtgttacaggtagagaatacagcgtgctgtgtggtgttacaggtagagaatacagcgtgctgtgtgggtgggaacacaataaaatgataaagtgCAGCAAATAATTCAGTTACACAATAAAAACTGCAATGTATGAAcaaagcctagatgttctgcaacagctttgggttgGGAATGGGCGAGTGGAGGACTGTGatcaacagctgagggaaagcaatgcattctggaaccagtactgcattctgggaactgctcaaccaggaagtacagaaaaacaatacagaacaaaaccccccaaaacaaatagatttttggtagtttcaaaactgggttagataggtaagtaatgctttatgcttctgcagaaggtttatttttttttttttaacctctacctggagttcctcttcaacagcatttagtgacctgctttacagcaagccttatgGACGTAGATGGCAATAGACAATAGAttaatgtgagacattactgagcgcgctctgtgacctgtgaaggggTCATTTCACAGGGCACTGCTATTATCTGCTGGTGTCacgcaatgctgtacagatcactttactgcggcctccttttatcaccacagacacagcaggaagtctcagctaagttttagccccagttgtaagaatgagaactgcaagatatcaggattatgtTATAATAGAGAAAAATGGGAAAActagaaaaaatgtcacaaaaTGCCTTGCAGCAGGGAGTTTGTCAACATGTGGTCGTGTCCTGACTCGGCACCACCACGGTATATTCACTTCTCCTTTCATTATCTCCCCCCAGAGGATCGAGCCGCGCAGTCCCTGCTCAATAAGCTGATCCGGAATAACCTGGTGAACACCACCAACCAAGTGGAGGTTCTGCAGCGTGACCCCAactcccccctgtattctgtgAAGTCCTTCGAGGAGCTGAGGCTGTAAGTTCTATTCTGGGGAGACTGTTATAGACTGGTGTTATAAGATGGTGTCCCCTGAGGtacaaaaaactacaactcttagcatgccctgacagctgatgGCTGGAGATCAGTGTCCTAGAGCAGAGGTGCCAACTCGGGgacctccaactgttgcaaaactacgactcccGTCAtaactaaagctttggttgtccgtgcactatgggagttgtagttctgcaacaactggggTGGCTGGAGTTTGACTCCCATGTCCTATACAATGTATAACactgtcggggcatgctgggagttgtagtgttgctcaCTGGTGGAGTCCAATAAGTTCCACACATTAGGGTTGAGCTGCTCCTCAGCATGGTGAAGCTCTGGCTGTTATACGGTAATGCCGGATGCATCCAGATATTCTGGGTTATTCTGCCGGTCGCAGTAATGTGCATCCACTGCGAAGGAGCCGCTCTAATTACATTACCCAGCCAAATCTCTCGCCTACGTCTCCACGGCAACTAGCTCCAAGAAggcgcgaccccccccccccaagcacgtAGGCTCTGAGGCCTCTAACAGCGTCTTCTCAATCCGTAATGACTGGCATCGGCTCCTCCAAAACAGATGTGCCCCTCCGGCCATGGATAAACTCTGCCCTATGGTTTCCTTGGCGCAGAAATGAACCTAATGTGCGCAGATCTCTGATCTCTCTGTGGAAGTGAGGAAGAATGTAAATCGTAGAGTCTGGGGtagtgggcagaagggggggggatttTGGGGTCCCTGGGGGGGTCCTGTAGTTTCCATTCTCTGCTCCGTCCTAGGGATTTGCCTTCTTACACTTATATTTGGCTTTTCAGGAAGCCGCAACTTCTGCAAGGAGTTTATGCCATGGGCTTTAACAGGCCTTCAAAGATCCAGGAGAACGCCCTGCCCATGATGCTGGCAGAGCCGTAAGTAGCTGGTGTATGGGAGGGCTTCTCAGCCTGGGGGGAGTCACATACAGTGGGGAGGGGTCCTCATACTGGGGGGAGTGACATatatatagtggggaggggtcCTCATACTGGGGGGAGTCACATATAGTGGGGAGGGGTCCTCATACTGGGGGGAGTCACATatatatagtggggaggggtcctcatactggggggggggggggggagtcacatgtagtggggcagggtccccatactggggggggggggggggggagtcacatgtagtggggcagggtccccatactgggggggggggggggggggggggggggggagtcacatgtagtggggcagggtccccatactgggggggggggagtcacatgtagtggggcagggtccccatactggggggggggggggagtcacatgtagtggggcagggtccccatactgggggggggggggggagtggtccCCATACTGGGGGGATTTACATACCATGGGGGGCTCTAGGTAACACTCACTGTCTGATGCTGCATCTCACAGGCCCCAGAACCTCATTGCTCAGTCACAGTCCGGCACAGGGAAGACGGCCGCCTTTGTATTGGCCATGTTATCCAGAGTCAACCCAGCAAATAAATACCCACAGGTAAGTGTAAATGGGTATGTATAGTACCAACGTACTGGTGGTTTATGCCCCAGAGCTGCAATCGCATGCATACGTTATctcatactgatcctgagttacatactgtattgggagtacagctctggagtataatacagtaggaaactctggatcagtaatgtatgtacacagtaacctcaccagcagaatagtgagtgcggctctgAAGTGTAATAGAAGAAAAGCAGGTGCCATCTTGATATCACTCTCTCCGCAGTGCCTGTGTCTCTCTCCCACATATGAGCTCGCTCTGCAGACCGGAAAAGTCATTGAACAGATGGGGAACTTCTACCCGGAGCTGAAGCTGGCCTACGCTGTACGAGGAAACAAATGTGAGTGACATATGGTGGAACCGTATAACAGGCTGCCAGGTCTATATCCTGTGGGTCACTCTGTTCCTTCACATCAGAATATAAGGGAATGGCTGGAATGGCGGTGGGTGGAAGCGTTCCTCTGACTATGGTCTCCTGGTGTGACTCTTGGTTGCAGGTGTTTTGGGCTGTGGGTATGGGGTCTCTTCTATACGGCGCCAGGAGACCCTCATCTGCTCTTTTCAGCCTTGGTTCAAGTTTGGACCCTTCTCTGGTGCTTTAGTACAGTGTTCAGTATAGGGCCGTTACTGGCCGTCACTTTTAATATAAGAAATTATAGCCAGGATCTCCACCAGAGCGGACtcgtctgattggctgagtggtctgtgcATCATTTCCCCCTAAGTCATGATATCACagcttggagggggggggggttgagtgccttccggcaggggtcccaggACCGGTCAGCTGGCCAGATGTATGCTCCTGCCTCCTGTCGCATCCTTGCTGGGGCCGGACTTAAGATCGCTCATCTGTAGTCTATAATGTTGTGTTGCTCCATGTGGCAGTGCCGTGTAACAGATCTCTTTCCTGTCTGGGCAGTGGAGCGTGGGCAGAAGGTTGCTGAACAGATAGTTATCGGGACCCCCGGCACCGTGCTGGACTGGTGCTCCAAGCTGAGATTCATCGATCCCAAGAAGATGAAGGTGTTTGTGCTGGATGAAGCGGATGTCATGATAGCAACACAGGGACACCAGGACCAGAGCATCCGCATCCAGAGGTGAGCGCTGGGCTTGTGGCTGTGGCCGCGTGTAGCAGGGCTTGCAGGACACTGATGGCGTTGTGCTTTGCAGGATGCTGCCGCGGGATTGCCAAATGCTCCTGTTCTCAGCCACATTTGAGGATTCTGTGTGGAGATTTGCTCAGAAAGTCGTCCCTGAACCGAACATCATAAAGCTGAAGCGAGAAGAGGAGACTCTGGACACCATCAAGCAGTACTATGTGCTCTGCAACAGCCGCGAGGAGAAGTTCCAGGCCCTGTGTAACATCTATGGATCCATCACCATAGCACAAGCCATGATCTTCTGCCATGTGAGTGCCGCCATTGGGGGATGGGCAGGCTTATCTATTCCATGTACTGATGCGTAATATTTACTGCAGACCAGAAAAACAGCTTCATGGCTGGCAGGCGAGTTGTCTAAAGAAGGCCACCAGGTGGCGTTACTGAGCGGTGAGATGATGGTGGAGCAGAGGGCAGCAGTGATCGACCGATTCAGAGATGGCAAAGAAAAGGTTCTGGTTACCACCAATGTGTGCGCCAGAGGTGGGTAATGCCGCTGTACTGCCAGGTGAGCGGACCGCACTGTGGGCTGCCAGTTGTCTATGTGAACACTGCCTGAGGGCTACACACACCTGGCCATCTGGGTGAAGTGTCTCTATCTGCTGATGGCGTCTCGGGCCTTGTTCACACTGACCTGTGCCGATCGGACTGTCTGCATCTATGGATGTAAGGGGTTTCTGCGGCTCCACTTACATAGTCATTGCAGAATTGCATGTCTGGGAGCAGTGTGTGAGCGTGTATaagagggatggggaacctggcgTCTTATAACTCATAGAAAACCCTATCATGCTAGACAGCCAACGCTCAAGGCATGGTGGGGTGTGTAGTCCTGCAACGTCTAGAGGGCGTCTGCTTCCCTTACAGTGTGCGGTGTCtcactgttcccccccccctcttcatccAGGTATCGATGTGGAGCAGGTCTCTGTTGTCATTAACTTTGACCTCCCCGTGGACAAAGATGGAAATCCAGACAATGAGACGTATCTGCACAGAATTGGCCGCACTGGGCGCTTTGGCAAGAGGGGTCTGGCCATCAACATGGTGGACAGCAAGCACAGCATGAACATCCTGAGACAGATCGAGCAGCACTTCAGTAAGTCTGTGTGTAGTCTATGCAATGGTGGATGACGGGTCTGTATGCGATAGTGATGGGGGAGGAGAGGTCTGTACACTgtagtgggggaggaggagattgCAGTGACCACCCTCTACCACCACTTCATTCCCATGGTATGGAGCGCTGTGATCCCATAGAGAGGATGGAGCGCTGTTCGGGTGTATGCCCCTCAATTAAGTTGATCCAGTGATCCGATGTAGAGACAAGCGAATTTACAAACCAAGCTGATGGCTTTGTTTGCTCGGTACTCTGCTTATATGCCGGCTGCCTTTTGATCTCTGAGCCGCTAAGCCCCGGGTGCCTGGAACACTGtgggaagtttcccaggactggatccagcttttccaggcacccggggctTGGCGGCATGGAGCTCGAAGGCAGCCGGCGTATAAGCAGAGTACTGAGCAAACAAAGcgattgtactttgtaatgtaaattcactTTTCTCTAATCGGATCCTGACGCCCATCTACAGGTGATGAGTTATAATGGCGGGAGGCCGCAGTCAGATGGAGCAGCCATGACACTTGTGTCTTTTCTTTCCATTAGATAAAACGATTGAGAAGTTGGATACAGACGACATTGATGAGATCGAGAAAATCAACAACTAAAGACCCCCCAGTGGCTTCTTCCCGACTCTACTGGGATCCCGTTACTGAGGACGTCACACATCAGGCGCCATAATGGCCTCCGACCTGGGaaggagacggggggggggggggcagccggcTCTCCCCATGTTTTTAGCCTAGTGTTAAGGAATTcttaaactttttttccccttttggcCCAGCGTTAGCCCTGTCAGGACTCCTCCAGCATCGGGGTTGTTCATCTGCTGGACCTGCTCCCCTCGGACACGAGTCACTTGGGACTATACTCCGACCTCCATGATGAGATTACAGAGCCATGGCCGCTCACATGATGGAGGGACTGTCAGATCATCCATGTTTTATTACACAGACTGGTTTTATTTTCCTACATTTTGTTGCCCTCTTGCGTCTTTGAACCCTCTGTGGTTAAGacgcccccctcccccgcagtaTCAGC is a genomic window of Dendropsophus ebraccatus isolate aDenEbr1 chromosome 12, aDenEbr1.pat, whole genome shotgun sequence containing:
- the LOC138769044 gene encoding ATP-dependent RNA helicase DDX19B, whose amino-acid sequence is MATDSWALAVDEQEAAAESLNKLHLKEDKTETPKPESNGTNSADNAAEKANNGEEKSEDDDKEDRAAQSLLNKLIRNNLVNTTNQVEVLQRDPNSPLYSVKSFEELRLKPQLLQGVYAMGFNRPSKIQENALPMMLAEPPQNLIAQSQSGTGKTAAFVLAMLSRVNPANKYPQCLCLSPTYELALQTGKVIEQMGNFYPELKLAYAVRGNKLERGQKVAEQIVIGTPGTVLDWCSKLRFIDPKKMKVFVLDEADVMIATQGHQDQSIRIQRMLPRDCQMLLFSATFEDSVWRFAQKVVPEPNIIKLKREEETLDTIKQYYVLCNSREEKFQALCNIYGSITIAQAMIFCHTRKTASWLAGELSKEGHQVALLSGEMMVEQRAAVIDRFRDGKEKVLVTTNVCARGIDVEQVSVVINFDLPVDKDGNPDNETYLHRIGRTGRFGKRGLAINMVDSKHSMNILRQIEQHFNKTIEKLDTDDIDEIEKINN